A single window of Inmirania thermothiophila DNA harbors:
- a CDS encoding SirB2 family protein, whose protein sequence is MAAYYAWIKTVHVTAVAVSLLLFLLRGWWAVTGSPRAASVWARRVPHYNDAVLLAAGLALAAILHQYPLVDAWLTAKLAGLLAHIGLGWIAVRGPGSRPVRAAAWAASIAAFGYVAAVALTRDPSPWA, encoded by the coding sequence ATGGCGGCGTACTATGCCTGGATCAAGACGGTGCACGTGACCGCGGTGGCGGTGAGCCTGCTGCTCTTCCTGCTGCGCGGCTGGTGGGCGGTGACGGGCTCGCCGCGGGCGGCGAGCGTCTGGGCGCGCCGCGTGCCGCACTACAACGACGCCGTGCTCCTCGCGGCGGGGCTCGCCCTCGCGGCCATCCTGCACCAGTACCCGCTGGTGGACGCCTGGCTGACGGCGAAGCTGGCGGGGCTGCTGGCGCACATCGGCCTGGGCTGGATCGCGGTGCGCGGCCCCGGCTCCCGCCCGGTGCGGGCCGCCGCCTGGGCAGCCTCCATCGCGGCCTTCGGCTACGTGGCGGCGGTGGCCCTCACCCGCGATCCCTCGCCCTGGGCATGA
- a CDS encoding lamin tail domain-containing protein, whose protein sequence is MRRSLLPLALVLGLAARTAAGTVLISEIDYDQPGADEAEFIELHNPDGAAASLDGHVLELVNGADGSVYRSAALDGLTIAAGGFLVLCGNPARVPTCDLDIGPATHLIQNGPDAARLVAAGLVLDAVAWEGVVAGLASIGSDDPAVADLALARIPAAGGPFRPTRATPGGAPLPLPPPWALLATGLLLMPRARDRG, encoded by the coding sequence ATGCGCAGGAGCCTGCTGCCCCTCGCCCTCGTCCTCGGCCTTGCCGCCCGCACCGCCGCCGGCACCGTCCTCATCAGCGAGATCGACTACGACCAGCCCGGCGCCGACGAGGCCGAGTTCATCGAGCTGCACAACCCCGACGGCGCGGCCGCATCGCTGGACGGCCACGTGCTCGAGCTCGTCAACGGCGCCGACGGCAGCGTCTACCGCAGCGCCGCCCTCGACGGTCTCACCATCGCCGCAGGCGGCTTCCTCGTCCTCTGCGGCAACCCGGCGAGGGTGCCGACCTGCGACCTCGACATCGGCCCCGCCACCCACCTCATCCAGAACGGGCCGGACGCGGCGCGCCTCGTCGCCGCGGGCCTCGTGCTCGATGCCGTCGCGTGGGAGGGCGTCGTCGCCGGCCTCGCCTCCATCGGCAGCGACGACCCCGCCGTGGCGGACCTTGCGCTGGCGCGCATCCCCGCCGCCGGCGGCCCCTTCCGCCCCACCCGCGCGACCCCGGGCGGTGCGCCGCTGCCCCTGCCCCCGCCGTGGGCGCTCCTCGCCACGGGGCTGCTGCTCATGCCCAGGGCGAGGGATCGCGGGTGA
- a CDS encoding gluconate 2-dehydrogenase subunit 3 family protein, giving the protein MRWTRRGLLRLAAAGLSGLAGAAVGLRLWRARPLRGAERGVLDAAVDAVVPADEAPGALDLGIAAALAAEAEGDPRLRRLLREGVRWLEREARSVHGRGYAALGEEARTALLLAAAGRSGPPRRFFETLRREVLVRYYGDPGVWAAIGYRGPPQPRGYPRYWAPPDDA; this is encoded by the coding sequence ATGCGCTGGACACGGCGGGGTCTGCTGAGGCTTGCGGCGGCGGGGCTTTCGGGCCTTGCCGGGGCGGCGGTGGGGCTGCGCCTCTGGCGCGCGCGGCCCTTGCGCGGGGCCGAGCGCGGCGTGCTCGATGCCGCGGTGGACGCCGTGGTGCCCGCCGACGAGGCGCCGGGGGCGCTGGATCTCGGGATCGCGGCCGCCCTCGCGGCCGAGGCCGAGGGGGATCCCCGCCTGCGCCGGCTGCTGCGCGAGGGTGTGCGGTGGCTCGAGCGGGAGGCCAGGTCGGTACACGGGCGGGGCTACGCCGCCCTCGGCGAGGAGGCGCGCACGGCGCTGCTCCTGGCCGCGGCGGGGCGGTCGGGTCCGCCGCGGCGCTTCTTCGAGACCCTGCGCCGGGAGGTCCTCGTGCGCTACTACGGCGATCCGGGGGTGTGGGCCGCGATCGGGTACCGGGGGCCGCCGCAGCCGCGGGGCTACCCCCGCTACTGGGCGCCGCCGGACGATGCCTGA
- a CDS encoding FAD-dependent oxidoreductase, with product MPEPVDVVVVGAGAGGTACAWRLASRGASVMVLESGPAYDPARDYRLHRPDWERVGFPEKRPGLPYTVAPLQPLDPAHDSLRSWSAGLGRINRTGRRQPVGYLHVRGVGGATLHFTGEAHRLHPDAFRIRSLLGVGADWPLGYEALEPYYDVAERIVGVAGTDPDPRCPRSRPYPFPPHPVGWTSRPVIAGLRRLGLGWAPNPLAVLPQPWDGRPACNYCAQCNRGCPRRDKGSADVTFARRAAATGRCRIVTGATVLRVLPDRRDRVHGVEYADEAGGRHRVRAGAVVLAAGAVFTPRLLLVSGLGNESGEVGRNFMETLSWTSAGLHPRPLQAHRGLPREVICWDRSAPDPAARVPGGFRLGPATAEAGYAGPAGHAVHLVAGIGRGHKRAMRERFGHALAVGAIGECLPNPGSFVDLDPEVRDAHGLPVARIHSRLDADALARLAEMAATVRAVLAAAGVEAVAAEFGSLDLFQSTHVFGTCRMGRDPRTSVVDDQGRSHRWRNLWIADASVFPSSGGGEAPSLTVEALAIRTADAILAAARG from the coding sequence ATGCCTGAGCCGGTGGACGTGGTGGTGGTGGGGGCGGGCGCCGGGGGCACCGCCTGCGCCTGGCGGCTCGCCAGCCGCGGCGCCTCGGTGATGGTGCTGGAGTCCGGCCCCGCCTACGATCCCGCGCGGGACTACCGGCTCCATCGCCCGGACTGGGAGCGGGTGGGCTTTCCCGAGAAGCGGCCGGGCCTGCCCTACACGGTGGCGCCGCTGCAGCCCCTGGATCCCGCCCACGACTCCCTGCGCTCCTGGAGCGCGGGGCTCGGGCGCATCAACCGCACCGGGCGCCGCCAGCCCGTGGGCTACCTGCACGTGCGCGGCGTCGGCGGGGCGACGCTCCACTTCACCGGCGAGGCCCACCGGCTGCACCCGGACGCCTTCCGCATCCGCAGCCTGCTCGGGGTGGGCGCCGACTGGCCGCTGGGGTACGAGGCCCTGGAGCCCTACTACGACGTGGCGGAACGGATCGTCGGGGTGGCGGGGACGGATCCGGACCCGCGCTGCCCCCGCTCGCGGCCCTACCCCTTCCCGCCCCATCCCGTGGGCTGGACGTCGCGCCCGGTGATCGCGGGGCTGCGCCGGCTGGGCCTCGGCTGGGCGCCGAACCCCCTCGCCGTGCTCCCGCAGCCGTGGGACGGGCGGCCCGCGTGCAACTACTGCGCGCAGTGCAACCGGGGCTGCCCGCGCCGCGACAAGGGCAGCGCCGACGTGACCTTCGCCCGGCGCGCCGCGGCCACGGGGCGCTGCCGCATCGTCACCGGGGCGACGGTGCTGCGCGTGCTGCCGGACCGCCGCGACCGCGTGCACGGGGTGGAGTACGCGGACGAGGCGGGCGGCCGGCACCGGGTGCGGGCGGGGGCGGTGGTGCTGGCGGCGGGGGCCGTGTTCACGCCGCGCCTGCTCCTCGTCTCCGGGCTCGGCAACGAGAGCGGCGAGGTGGGCCGCAACTTCATGGAGACCCTGTCCTGGACCTCGGCCGGGCTCCATCCGCGCCCCTTGCAGGCCCACCGCGGGCTGCCCCGGGAGGTGATCTGCTGGGACCGCAGCGCCCCGGACCCCGCCGCCCGGGTGCCGGGCGGGTTCCGCCTCGGCCCTGCCACCGCGGAGGCCGGCTACGCGGGGCCGGCGGGCCATGCCGTGCACCTCGTCGCCGGCATCGGCCGCGGCCACAAGCGCGCCATGCGCGAACGCTTCGGCCATGCCCTCGCGGTGGGCGCCATCGGCGAGTGCCTGCCCAACCCCGGCAGCTTCGTCGACCTCGACCCCGAGGTGCGCGACGCCCACGGCCTGCCGGTGGCGCGCATCCACAGCCGGCTCGATGCCGATGCCCTGGCGCGTCTTGCCGAGATGGCGGCGACGGTGCGCGCGGTCCTCGCCGCCGCGGGCGTCGAGGCGGTGGCCGCCGAGTTCGGCAGCCTCGATCTCTTCCAGAGCACCCACGTCTTCGGCACCTGCCGGATGGGGCGGGATCCGCGGACCTCGGTGGTGGACGACCAGGGGCGGAGTCACCGCTGGCGCAATCTCTGGATCGCCGACGCCAGCGTCTTCCCCTCCTCCGGCGGCGGCGAGGCCCCTTCCCTCACGGTGGAGGCGCTGGCCATCCGCACCGCCGACGCGATCCTCGCCGCGGCCCGCGGGTGA
- a CDS encoding PEP-CTERM sorting domain-containing protein, translating into MKALLSLLAALAPWTVWAGAAGGPTGTIPEPSTIALLAAGAVGVALAARRRR; encoded by the coding sequence ATGAAGGCACTGCTGTCGCTGCTGGCCGCGCTGGCGCCCTGGACCGTCTGGGCCGGCGCGGCCGGAGGGCCCACCGGGACCATCCCCGAGCCCTCCACCATCGCCCTGCTCGCGGCCGGGGCGGTCGGGGTCGCCCTCGCCGCCCGCAGGCGCCGCTGA
- a CDS encoding polysaccharide deacetylase family protein: protein MMQAARRALLALLLIVSPGAVADGVILLYHRFGEDRFPATSIGLGAFEAQLEHLAEGGYRVVPLAEIADAVRTGRPVPDRTVAITVDDAYRSVFDAAWPRLRARGWPFTVFVATDPVDRGLPGFMTWGQMREMAAAGVAFANHGRSHDSLLRRPGEDEAAWRARVRAELLGAQARLEAELGVRERLFAYPYGEFDAALAGLVRGLGFVAFGQHSGPVGRWSDPRALPRFPVGSAGVGGDEFRLKVAARALPVARAEPWDPRVPQGSNPPRLRLVLAPVAGPDPARLACYAGGQGAIPVRHLGGRAFEVVARAPLPPGRARYTCTAPGADGRWYWYSHPWIIPPAPSGPPG, encoded by the coding sequence ATGATGCAAGCCGCCCGCCGCGCCCTCCTCGCGCTGCTGCTCATCGTCTCGCCCGGCGCCGTCGCCGACGGCGTGATCCTCCTCTACCACCGCTTCGGCGAGGACCGCTTCCCCGCCACCAGCATCGGGCTCGGGGCCTTCGAGGCCCAGCTCGAGCACCTGGCCGAGGGCGGATACCGCGTCGTGCCCCTCGCGGAGATCGCCGACGCCGTGCGCACCGGCCGCCCCGTCCCCGACCGCACGGTGGCGATCACCGTGGACGACGCCTACCGCTCGGTCTTCGATGCCGCCTGGCCGCGGCTGCGCGCCCGCGGCTGGCCCTTCACCGTCTTCGTCGCCACCGATCCCGTGGACCGCGGCCTGCCGGGCTTCATGACCTGGGGGCAGATGCGGGAGATGGCCGCCGCCGGCGTCGCCTTCGCCAACCACGGCCGCAGCCATGACAGCCTGCTGCGCCGCCCCGGCGAGGACGAGGCCGCCTGGCGGGCCCGGGTGCGGGCCGAGCTCCTGGGGGCCCAGGCCCGGCTGGAGGCCGAGCTGGGGGTGCGCGAGCGCCTCTTCGCCTACCCTTACGGCGAGTTCGACGCCGCCCTGGCGGGGCTCGTGCGCGGGCTCGGCTTTGTCGCCTTCGGCCAGCACTCGGGGCCGGTGGGGCGCTGGAGCGATCCCCGCGCCCTGCCCCGGTTTCCGGTGGGATCCGCGGGGGTGGGCGGGGACGAGTTCCGCCTCAAGGTGGCGGCACGGGCGCTGCCGGTGGCGCGGGCCGAGCCCTGGGATCCGCGGGTGCCGCAGGGCAGCAATCCGCCGCGGCTGCGGCTCGTCCTCGCGCCCGTGGCGGGGCCGGATCCGGCGCGTCTGGCCTGCTACGCCGGCGGGCAGGGGGCGATCCCGGTGCGCCACCTCGGCGGGCGCGCCTTCGAGGTCGTGGCCCGCGCGCCCCTGCCGCCGGGGCGCGCCCGCTACACCTGCACCGCCCCCGGCGCCGACGGGCGCTGGTACTGGTACAGCCACCCGTGGATCATCCCGCCAGCTCCGTCCGGTCCGCCAGGGTGA
- a CDS encoding glucosaminidase domain-containing protein has translation MSDVTLRRDDAALLGGLATLAVLLVVLAVPRPRVIEPAREAPPPRAEGAPPPVATPAPAEAPPVAAPPTAEALARRLEEAGIAWPPPPGARIPPLYVERLPPDLDRLPVARKKALFFRTLLPLVLAENRRILAERRRLLALLAAGRLEPGSAARGELEALARRYRVFGDVNDPAVREELLRRVDVVPPALALAQAAIESGWGASRFAREANNLFGIWTWTQARGLRPREAAADARHRVRVYPDLRSAVRAYLHNLNVGHAYGLFRRLRAFMRAQGEPLDPVVLAYGLRRYSARGADYVREVQRLIRANRLTLADRTELAG, from the coding sequence ATGTCCGACGTCACCCTGCGACGCGACGACGCCGCCCTCCTCGGCGGCCTCGCCACGCTGGCGGTGCTGCTCGTGGTGCTGGCGGTGCCCCGCCCGCGCGTCATCGAGCCCGCCCGCGAGGCGCCGCCGCCCCGCGCGGAGGGCGCGCCGCCGCCCGTTGCGACGCCGGCACCGGCCGAGGCCCCGCCCGTCGCGGCCCCGCCCACGGCGGAGGCGCTGGCGCGGCGCCTCGAGGAGGCCGGCATCGCCTGGCCGCCGCCGCCCGGGGCGCGCATCCCGCCGCTCTACGTCGAGCGGCTGCCGCCGGACCTCGACCGCCTGCCGGTGGCGCGGAAGAAGGCCCTCTTCTTCCGCACCCTCCTGCCGCTGGTGCTCGCCGAAAACCGACGCATCCTCGCCGAGCGCCGGCGGCTGCTCGCGCTCCTCGCCGCCGGACGGCTGGAGCCGGGCTCGGCCGCGCGTGGGGAGCTCGAGGCCCTCGCCCGCCGCTACCGCGTCTTCGGCGACGTCAACGACCCCGCCGTGCGCGAGGAGCTGCTGCGCCGCGTCGACGTCGTCCCGCCGGCCCTCGCCCTCGCCCAGGCCGCCATCGAGAGCGGGTGGGGCGCCTCGCGCTTCGCGCGCGAGGCCAACAACCTCTTCGGCATCTGGACCTGGACGCAGGCGCGCGGCCTGCGCCCGCGCGAGGCCGCGGCCGACGCGCGCCACCGCGTGCGCGTCTACCCGGACCTGCGCAGCGCCGTGCGCGCCTATCTGCACAACCTCAACGTCGGCCACGCCTACGGCCTCTTCCGCCGCCTGCGCGCCTTCATGCGCGCCCAGGGCGAGCCGCTGGACCCGGTGGTGCTGGCCTACGGGCTGCGCCGCTACTCCGCCCGCGGCGCCGACTACGTGCGCGAGGTGCAGCGCCTGATCCGCGCCAACCGCCTCACCCTGGCGGACCGGACGGAGCTGGCGGGATGA
- a CDS encoding FAD-dependent oxidoreductase — protein MSDGVDLVVVGAGIQGAGIAWLAAASGHRVLVLERMPAPALGTSSRSTKLVHGGLRYLETGQWRLVREALRERAWLLRQAPALVRRLPMRIPVYAGMRRRPWQIRAGLALYALLGGLGPDLRFCSLPAAEATAEGLAGDGLCAAFAYLEAQTDDAALTTAVLAAATAHGARVLHEAALRSAAADRDGVVVRWRGGEVRARALAVAAGPWTAQVLRRLDPAPALPPLELVQGTHLLLAGRLDAGYYLEAADGRAVFALPWGGETLVGTTETPYAGDPAACRPLPAEVAYLRAAFGRRFPRRPAEVLGAFAGLRVLPGGDAPAFRRPRETLVGLAGRPVRIAVVAGGKLTTFRATARRVLAGLAPALGPPPGAAALERLRLEPAPVTAGLAPLAPMG, from the coding sequence ATGAGCGACGGCGTCGATCTCGTGGTCGTCGGCGCCGGCATCCAGGGCGCCGGCATCGCCTGGCTGGCGGCGGCATCGGGACACCGGGTGCTCGTCCTGGAGCGGATGCCGGCCCCCGCCCTCGGCACCTCGAGCCGCTCCACCAAGCTCGTCCACGGCGGCCTGCGCTACCTCGAGACCGGCCAGTGGCGGCTCGTGCGCGAGGCCCTGCGCGAACGCGCCTGGCTGCTGCGGCAAGCCCCCGCCCTCGTCCGCCGCCTGCCCATGCGCATCCCGGTCTACGCCGGCATGCGTCGCCGCCCCTGGCAGATCCGCGCCGGCCTCGCCCTCTACGCGCTCCTCGGGGGCCTCGGCCCCGACCTGCGCTTCTGCAGCCTGCCGGCGGCGGAGGCGACCGCGGAGGGCCTCGCCGGCGACGGGCTGTGCGCCGCCTTCGCCTACCTCGAGGCCCAGACCGACGACGCCGCCCTCACCACGGCGGTGCTCGCCGCCGCCACCGCCCACGGCGCCCGGGTGCTGCACGAGGCCGCGCTCCGCTCCGCCGCGGCCGACCGCGACGGCGTCGTGGTGCGCTGGCGCGGCGGCGAGGTGCGGGCGCGGGCCCTGGCGGTCGCCGCCGGGCCGTGGACGGCGCAGGTCCTGCGCCGGCTCGACCCGGCGCCGGCGCTGCCGCCGCTGGAGCTGGTGCAGGGGACCCATCTGCTGCTCGCCGGCCGCCTCGACGCCGGGTACTACCTGGAGGCGGCGGACGGGCGCGCGGTCTTCGCCCTGCCCTGGGGCGGCGAGACCCTCGTCGGCACCACCGAGACCCCCTACGCCGGGGACCCCGCCGCCTGCCGCCCGCTGCCCGCGGAGGTGGCCTACCTTCGGGCCGCCTTCGGCCGCCGCTTTCCCCGCCGCCCGGCGGAGGTCCTCGGGGCCTTCGCCGGGCTGCGCGTGCTGCCGGGCGGGGACGCCCCGGCGTTTCGCCGCCCGCGCGAGACCCTGGTGGGGCTCGCCGGACGGCCGGTGCGGATCGCCGTGGTCGCCGGCGGCAAGCTCACCACCTTCCGCGCCACCGCGCGCCGCGTCCTGGCCGGCCTCGCCCCCGCCCTCGGCCCGCCCCCCGGCGCCGCGGCCCTCGAACGGCTCCGCCTCGAACCCGCCCCCGTGACCGCGGGCCTTGCGCCCCTCGCCCCGATGGGGTAG
- a CDS encoding glycerophosphodiester phosphodiesterase family protein translates to MGARFEVVAHRGFRARYPENTLAAVAAALDAGAHHVEVDVHLSADGVPVLCHDADLARVSGRPGRVAELPAAVLADWPAGEPGRLGDRFPRARLATLAEAARLVAARGRHLFVELKPDPWQRFGAAALDALADALAPVPGLRWTLISFLPEVVEAARAAELAPAGWVLPAYDAGARAAARELAPPVLFVDRAWLPPRGALWPGPWRWAVYEVNTPREAARLAARGAGLIETAEVALLRAAVCG, encoded by the coding sequence ATGGGTGCGCGCTTCGAGGTGGTGGCCCACCGCGGCTTTCGCGCCCGCTATCCCGAGAACACCCTCGCCGCCGTCGCCGCCGCCCTCGACGCCGGCGCCCACCACGTCGAGGTGGACGTGCACCTGAGCGCCGACGGCGTGCCCGTGCTCTGCCACGACGCCGACCTCGCGCGCGTCAGCGGCCGTCCCGGGCGCGTCGCGGAGCTGCCCGCGGCGGTGCTCGCGGACTGGCCCGCGGGCGAACCCGGCCGCCTCGGCGACCGCTTCCCCCGCGCCCGCCTCGCCACCCTCGCCGAGGCGGCGCGCCTGGTGGCCGCCCGCGGCCGCCACCTCTTCGTCGAGCTCAAGCCCGATCCGTGGCAGCGCTTCGGCGCCGCCGCCCTCGACGCCCTCGCCGACGCCCTCGCACCGGTCCCGGGCCTGCGCTGGACCCTGATCTCGTTCCTGCCCGAGGTGGTGGAGGCGGCGCGCGCGGCCGAGCTCGCCCCCGCCGGGTGGGTCCTGCCGGCCTACGACGCCGGGGCCCGGGCGGCGGCCCGCGAGCTCGCCCCGCCGGTGCTGTTCGTCGACCGCGCCTGGCTGCCCCCGCGGGGGGCGCTGTGGCCCGGCCCCTGGCGCTGGGCGGTCTACGAGGTCAACACGCCGCGCGAGGCGGCACGCCTCGCCGCCCGCGGGGCGGGGCTCATCGAGACCGCCGAGGTGGCGCTGCTGCGCGCGGCGGTGTGCGGATGA
- a CDS encoding FGGY family carbohydrate kinase: MERPLDVVLALDQGTHASRALLVAADGSVRHRVVRPVALQRRGAAVEQDPEALVLSLEEAALEALAAARRGGMRPVAAGLATQRSTVLAWTRAGARPLTPAISWLDARGGEALEACPLPPARLRALTGLVPSAHHAAGKIAWLLRADGALRRAAEGGRAVVGPLAAFLVQRLTGGAPRIDAGNASRTLLYGLRRGDWEPALLEAFGVPPAALPACRPVRHRWGALHGTGLPLTAVHGDQPAALHADGAPRADTLHLNLGTGAFGLVPLQVPAARVPRGYAVGVADAGPSGRLLAAETTIHGAGAALAWIGDRRRLAAEVVLRLAAREPSSPPPLFVDAVGGLGAPWWRPHALPRWPEGEPVEDAAAVASVVEGMAFVIAASIAGLAGAMPGLRAIRAGGGLARLEPLLGRLAALAGLPVYRVAEPEATARGIAWLAAGSPARWRPAPSRRIAPLADDALAARFARARAALEAA; this comes from the coding sequence ATGGAGCGCCCCCTCGACGTCGTCCTCGCCCTCGACCAGGGCACCCACGCCTCGCGCGCACTGCTCGTCGCCGCCGACGGCAGCGTGCGCCACCGGGTCGTCCGCCCCGTGGCGCTCCAGCGCCGCGGCGCGGCGGTGGAACAGGACCCCGAGGCCCTCGTGCTGAGCCTCGAGGAGGCCGCCCTCGAGGCCCTCGCCGCGGCCCGGCGCGGGGGAATGCGGCCGGTGGCGGCGGGCCTTGCAACGCAGCGCTCCACGGTGCTCGCCTGGACGCGGGCGGGGGCGCGGCCGCTCACGCCCGCCATCAGCTGGCTCGACGCCCGCGGCGGCGAGGCCCTCGAGGCCTGCCCGCTGCCCCCGGCGCGCCTGCGCGCGCTCACCGGCCTCGTCCCTTCGGCCCACCACGCGGCGGGCAAGATCGCCTGGCTGCTGCGCGCCGACGGCGCACTCCGCCGCGCCGCCGAGGGGGGGCGCGCGGTGGTGGGCCCGCTGGCGGCCTTCCTGGTGCAGCGCCTCACCGGGGGCGCGCCGCGGATCGATGCCGGCAACGCCTCGCGGACCCTCCTCTACGGGCTCCGGCGCGGCGACTGGGAACCCGCGCTGCTCGAGGCCTTCGGCGTCCCGCCCGCGGCCCTGCCCGCATGCCGCCCGGTGCGGCACCGCTGGGGCGCGCTGCACGGGACGGGCCTTCCCCTGACCGCGGTCCACGGCGACCAGCCCGCCGCCCTCCACGCCGACGGCGCACCGCGCGCCGACACGCTCCACCTCAACCTCGGCACCGGCGCCTTCGGGCTCGTGCCGCTCCAGGTGCCGGCCGCGCGGGTGCCCCGCGGCTATGCCGTCGGCGTCGCCGATGCCGGACCATCGGGGCGGCTGCTCGCGGCCGAGACCACCATCCACGGCGCCGGCGCGGCGCTCGCCTGGATCGGCGATCGGCGCAGGCTCGCCGCGGAGGTGGTGCTGCGCCTGGCGGCGCGGGAGCCGTCCTCGCCGCCGCCGCTGTTCGTGGACGCGGTGGGCGGGCTCGGAGCACCGTGGTGGCGCCCCCATGCCCTCCCGCGCTGGCCCGAGGGCGAGCCGGTGGAGGATGCGGCCGCGGTGGCCTCGGTGGTGGAGGGCATGGCCTTCGTCATCGCCGCGAGCATCGCCGGCCTCGCCGGGGCCATGCCGGGGCTGCGCGCGATCCGCGCCGGCGGCGGCCTGGCGCGGCTCGAGCCGCTGCTCGGCCGCCTCGCCGCGCTCGCCGGCCTCCCTGTGTACCGGGTCGCCGAGCCCGAGGCCACCGCCCGCGGCATCGCCTGGCTGGCCGCGGGGTCACCCGCGCGGTGGCGGCCGGCACCGTCGCGGCGCATCGCACCGCTCGCCGACGACGCGCTCGCGGCCCGCTTCGCCCGCGCCCGCGCGGCGCTGGAGGCGGCCTGA
- a CDS encoding Spy/CpxP family protein refolding chaperone, whose amino-acid sequence MKNRTRNALALATAAALGLAAATAFSHPGDAEGPRGWGGWSERGPMGGMMGGPAQGMMGGMMGHMMGGHMMGGMEGPQDMGPGHPFGGPGKGPCPGAGGMPGMGSDAEAMQAQVAQAAEARLDRLRAQLGIRPDQEAAWNAYADAVKALQTFRAEAPRGAGRALEAEGRLRLRATRMRQLADRLEALATAREALYEKLDPPQRVAFDAATRHRG is encoded by the coding sequence ATGAAGAACCGGACCCGCAACGCACTGGCCCTCGCCACCGCCGCCGCCCTCGGCCTCGCCGCCGCCACCGCCTTCTCCCATCCCGGGGACGCCGAAGGCCCCCGCGGCTGGGGGGGCTGGAGCGAGCGCGGCCCCATGGGGGGCATGATGGGCGGACCCGCGCAGGGGATGATGGGCGGGATGATGGGCCACATGATGGGCGGCCACATGATGGGCGGCATGGAGGGACCGCAGGACATGGGTCCCGGCCACCCTTTCGGCGGCCCGGGGAAGGGGCCCTGCCCCGGCGCGGGCGGGATGCCCGGGATGGGGAGCGACGCTGAGGCCATGCAGGCCCAGGTCGCCCAGGCGGCCGAGGCCCGGCTCGACCGGCTGCGCGCCCAGCTCGGGATCCGTCCGGACCAGGAGGCGGCCTGGAACGCCTATGCGGACGCGGTGAAGGCCCTGCAGACCTTCCGTGCCGAGGCCCCGCGGGGCGCCGGCCGCGCCCTCGAGGCGGAAGGGCGGCTGCGCCTCCGGGCCACCCGCATGCGGCAGCTCGCCGACCGCCTCGAGGCCCTCGCCACCGCCCGCGAGGCCCTCTACGAGAAGCTGGATCCGCCGCAGCGGGTGGCCTTCGACGCCGCCACCCGCCACCGCGGCTGA
- a CDS encoding response regulator, which yields MERPHVLVVDDDPEIRALLAAYLERNGLRASTAEDGRAMWRALAEDRIDLVILDLMLPGEDGLTLCRDLRARSSVPVIMLTARGEETDRIVGLEMGADDYVAKPFSPRELLARIKAVLRRAGGAAGTAPGRRYRFAGWTLDAVTRQLTSPEGTVVPLSGAEYRLLRVFLERPGRVLARDRLLDLARGREAAPFDRSIDVLVSRLRRRLGDDGREPRLIRTVRGEGYVLAAEVEVEGR from the coding sequence ATGGAAAGGCCGCACGTGCTCGTCGTCGACGACGACCCGGAGATCCGCGCGCTGCTTGCCGCCTACCTCGAGCGCAACGGGCTGCGCGCGAGCACCGCCGAGGACGGCCGCGCCATGTGGCGGGCCCTCGCCGAGGACCGCATCGACCTCGTGATCCTCGACCTGATGCTGCCCGGCGAGGACGGTCTGACCCTCTGCCGCGACCTGCGCGCCCGCTCCTCCGTGCCGGTGATCATGCTCACCGCCCGCGGCGAGGAGACCGACCGCATCGTCGGCCTGGAGATGGGCGCCGACGACTACGTGGCCAAGCCCTTCAGCCCGCGCGAGCTGCTCGCCCGCATCAAGGCGGTGCTGCGGCGGGCGGGGGGGGCCGCCGGGACGGCGCCGGGGCGGCGCTACCGCTTCGCCGGCTGGACCCTCGACGCGGTCACGCGCCAGCTCACCAGCCCCGAGGGGACGGTGGTGCCGCTGAGCGGCGCCGAGTACCGGCTGCTGCGGGTCTTTCTCGAGCGGCCCGGGCGCGTCCTCGCCCGCGACCGTCTGCTCGACCTCGCGCGCGGCCGCGAGGCCGCCCCCTTCGACCGCAGCATCGACGTCCTGGTCAGCCGCCTGCGCCGCCGCCTCGGCGACGACGGGCGCGAGCCGCGGCTGATCCGCACGGTGCGCGGGGAGGGCTACGTCCTCGCCGCCGAGGTGGAGGTGGAGGGGCGGTGA